One segment of Desulfonatronum thiosulfatophilum DNA contains the following:
- a CDS encoding transposase, with product MARPLRIEFPGALYHVTARGNARSEIYLGDGDRLLFLSILADLVERYNWICHGYCLMGNHYHLLIETPDGNLSEGMRQLNGIYTQKFNRTHGRVGHVFCQGRFKSIVVDKDSHLLELCRYVVLNPVRAGMARHPKDYPWSSYCATAGLKKKLGLLTSDWILSQFGNDRQKAQQEYRKFVLAGISEESPWKKLVGQCLLGAESFLEKLSPFLREKAVFTEIPRVQRFALRPSLEVLLPERQSKPSRNKAIAAAHIDHGYSQQSIAAHLGLHYATVSRIIKKERNTSKNKT from the coding sequence ATGGCCAGACCACTTCGGATTGAATTTCCTGGCGCCCTCTATCATGTGACTGCTCGGGGGAATGCTCGATCAGAGATCTATCTGGGGGACGGCGACCGGTTGTTGTTTCTTTCCATTCTTGCCGATCTGGTAGAGCGGTACAACTGGATTTGTCATGGGTATTGCCTCATGGGCAACCACTATCACCTCCTGATCGAGACACCGGATGGAAATCTCTCGGAAGGCATGCGGCAGTTGAATGGGATCTACACGCAGAAATTCAACCGGACTCACGGAAGGGTAGGGCATGTTTTTTGTCAAGGGCGGTTCAAATCCATTGTGGTAGACAAGGATTCCCATCTATTGGAGTTGTGCCGCTATGTCGTCCTTAATCCGGTTCGGGCCGGTATGGCGCGGCATCCCAAGGATTACCCCTGGTCCAGTTATTGCGCCACTGCCGGGTTGAAGAAGAAGCTGGGCTTGCTCACCTCAGACTGGATACTTTCCCAATTCGGGAATGATCGGCAGAAGGCGCAACAGGAGTACCGAAAATTCGTTCTTGCGGGGATAAGCGAGGAGTCACCCTGGAAGAAGCTTGTTGGGCAATGTCTTCTGGGGGCGGAATCTTTTCTGGAAAAGCTGTCTCCATTTCTGCGGGAGAAAGCCGTATTCACTGAAATCCCTCGGGTCCAACGCTTTGCGCTGCGACCTTCCCTGGAGGTGCTTCTCCCGGAACGGCAATCAAAGCCGAGCCGGAACAAGGCCATCGCAGCAGCTCACATTGACCACGGTTACTCCCAGCAGTCCATCGCCGCGCATCTCGGCCTTCATTACGCTACTGTCAGCAGAATCATCAAAAAAGAACGAAATACATCAAAAAACAAGACCTGA